The window CAGAACCGTTACAAACAGGTATTAAAGCAATTGATGCGATGATCCCAGTTGGTAGAGGACAACGTGAGTTAGTTATTGGTGACAGACAAACAGGTAAGACTGCAGTTTGTATTGATGCTATCTTAAACCAAAAAGAATTTTACGATGCAGGGGAACCTGTTTATTGTATATATGTTGCTGTAGGTCAAAAGGCTTCAACAGTAGCACTTATTGCTAAAACTTTAGAAGAAAAAGGAGCTTTAGCGTACACAACAATAGTAGCTGCAAATGCATCAGATCCTGCTGCAATGCAAGTATATGCACCTTTTACAGGAGCATCTATTGGAGAGTACTTTAGAGATACTGGTAGACCAGCTTTAATTGTATTTGATGATTTATCAAAACAAGCAGTTGCTTACCGTGAGGTATCTTTATTATTAAGACGTCCACCGGGACGTGAGGCGTATCCTGGAGATGTATTTTATTTACACTCAAGATTATTAGAGCGTTCTGCAAAAATCATTAATAATGATGCTATTGCTAAAGAAATGAATGATTTACCAGATTCATTAAAACCAATCGTAAAAGGTGGTGGTTCTTTAACAGCATTACCAATTATTGAAACACAAGCAGGTGACGTTTCAGCATATATTCCAACAAACGTAATTTCTATTACAGATGGACAAATCTTCTTAGATGGAGATTTATTTAACTCTGGTGTTCGTCCAGCAATTAACGTAGGTATTTCTGTATCTCGTGTTGGTGGTAATGCACAGATTAAGTCTATGAAAAAAGTATCTGGTACTTTAAAATTAGATCAAGCACAATACCGTGAGCTAGAAGCTTTCGCTAAGTTTGGTTCTGATTTAGATGCGGTTACTTTAAATGTAATTAATAAAGGAAAACGTAACGTGGAGATCTTAAAACAAGGTCAAAATGATCCGTTTACAGTAGAAGATCAAGTAGCAATTATTTATGCTGGATCTAAAAATTTATTAAAAGACGTTCCTGTAAATAAAATTAAAGAATTCGAAAGAGATTATCTTGAATTTTTAAATGCTAAACATAGAGATGTTTTAGATACATTAAAAGCAGGTAAATTAACAGATGAGGTTACAGACACATTAATGACTGTATGTAAAGACCTTTCTGCTAAATATAGAGCTTAGAAGTTTTAAGTTTAGAGTTATGAGTTTAAAGTTTACTTACTCATAACTCTAAATTTCAATTATAAAATTAATGTCACTCTTAGCATTGCCAAAACATAAAATGTATTTTGTGTTGAAGGCACCAAGAAAATCTTGGCGAAGAGTCTTTACATAAATAAAGAATGGCGAATCTTAAAGAAATACGTAATAGAATAGCTTCAGTATCTTCAACGATGCAGATTACTAGTGCCATGAAAATGGTATCTGCTGCAAAATTGAAAAAAGCACAAGATGCTATTACAGCAATGCGTCCTTATGCAGATAAGTTAACGGAGCTTTTACAAAGTTTAAGTGCAACACTTGATGCAGATTCTGGAAGTAAATTTTCGGAGCAACGTGAGGTAAATAATGTATTAATTGTTGCTATAACTTCGAATAGAGGTTTATGTGGTGCTTTTAATTCAAACATTATTAAGCAAACACAAAACTTAATTTCTAATGTACATGCAGGTAAAAAAGTATCTGTATTAGCAATAGGAAAAAAGTCTAACGATGCCTTTTCTAAAAAAGGAATTGTAATTGACAACAAGAGTGCTATTTTTGATGATTTAACCTTTGATAATGTTTCCGTAATAGCAGAAATGCTAATGGAAAAGTTTGTTGCAGGAGAATTTGATAAGATCGAAATTGTGTACAATAAGTTTAAAAATGCTGCTACACAAATCATAATGACTGAACAATTTTTACCAATTGTTCCTGTAGAAGGTGAAGCGGTTAATAATGCAGATTATATTTTTGAACCTTCAAAATTAGAAATCGTTGAGCAATTAATTCCTAAGTCGTTAAAGACACAATTATATAAAGGAAT is drawn from Lacinutrix sp. WUR7 and contains these coding sequences:
- the atpG gene encoding ATP synthase F1 subunit gamma, whose protein sequence is MANLKEIRNRIASVSSTMQITSAMKMVSAAKLKKAQDAITAMRPYADKLTELLQSLSATLDADSGSKFSEQREVNNVLIVAITSNRGLCGAFNSNIIKQTQNLISNVHAGKKVSVLAIGKKSNDAFSKKGIVIDNKSAIFDDLTFDNVSVIAEMLMEKFVAGEFDKIEIVYNKFKNAATQIIMTEQFLPIVPVEGEAVNNADYIFEPSKLEIVEQLIPKSLKTQLYKGIRDSFASEHGARMTAMHKATDNATELRDQLKLTYNKARQASITNEILEIVGGAEALNN
- the atpA gene encoding F0F1 ATP synthase subunit alpha, which gives rise to MAEVKPAEVSAILKQQLSGFEASASLDEVGTVLTVGDGIVRAYGLANAQYGELVEFDGGLEGIVLNLEEDNVGIVLLGTSVGVREGSTVKRTNRIASIKVGEGIVGRVVDTLGNPIDGKGPIAGTTYEMPLERKAPGVIYREPVTEPLQTGIKAIDAMIPVGRGQRELVIGDRQTGKTAVCIDAILNQKEFYDAGEPVYCIYVAVGQKASTVALIAKTLEEKGALAYTTIVAANASDPAAMQVYAPFTGASIGEYFRDTGRPALIVFDDLSKQAVAYREVSLLLRRPPGREAYPGDVFYLHSRLLERSAKIINNDAIAKEMNDLPDSLKPIVKGGGSLTALPIIETQAGDVSAYIPTNVISITDGQIFLDGDLFNSGVRPAINVGISVSRVGGNAQIKSMKKVSGTLKLDQAQYRELEAFAKFGSDLDAVTLNVINKGKRNVEILKQGQNDPFTVEDQVAIIYAGSKNLLKDVPVNKIKEFERDYLEFLNAKHRDVLDTLKAGKLTDEVTDTLMTVCKDLSAKYRA